The Daucus carota subsp. sativus chromosome 2, DH1 v3.0, whole genome shotgun sequence genome includes a window with the following:
- the LOC108208109 gene encoding monocopper oxidase-like protein SKU5, protein MGSVFWVSFVCYMLALLTSSHGGEVFVEWHVEINNTIRPLTLDQPVITVNGLFPGPLLNVTTNDDVHVNVFNDMDEPLLMTWNGIQQRLNSWQDGVSGTNCQIQPKTNWTYLFQVKDQIGTFSYFPSTAFHKAGGGYGPIRVNNRIVIDVPFPKPEAQFDLLIGDWYQRSFKDIRSELKDPSMAYDTPPDRILINGKGPYGDLLVKNHESFNVTKGKTYLLRISNVGIVWSINFRIQNHQMVLVETEGSYTNQITLDSLDIHVGQSYSVLVTADQDTADYYVVATPKLVGFSDALEAIAVLHYDNSTRDPSGPIPSGPDPFDMEFSLNQAKSIRWNLTAGASRPNPQGTFNVTNVTLSQTFRINANIAEIDGAPRYTVNNVSYLVPSTPLKLADFVNNGSGVFELDKYPIYGDNPSAVNGTFVQTGNHKGWVEIVFTNELQVLDSWHLDGFGFYVVGFGDGKWNPGIRSAYNLYDPVVRSTVQVYPGGWSAVYAYLDNPGMWNLRSQKLKNWYLGQELYVRVYDADPNPVKEKPPPQNLLYCGKIEPPPPPPPSPPPSPLPPPSPPLPPSPPASPEPVTVPPPGAPSSSAAGSHITLFNILLLCTLLVL, encoded by the exons ATGGGGTCAGTTTTTTGGGTGAGTTTTGTGTGTTACATGCTTGCATTGCTGACATCTAGCCATGGCGGGGAGGTTTTCGTGGAGTGGCATGTTGAAATCAACAATACGATTAGGCCGCTCACACTGGATCAACCG GTTATAACTGTGAATGGTCTGTTTCCTGGGCCTCTGCTCAATGTCACAACAAATGATGATGTTCATGTCAATGTGTTTAATGATATGGATGAGCCTCTTCTCATGACATG GAACGGAATACAACAAAGACTAAACTCATGGCAAGATGGAGTTTCTGGCACCAATTGTCAAATTCAGCCGAAGACAAACTGGACTTATCTTTTCCAAGTGAAGGACCAGATTGGCACCTTTTCATATTTCCCATCCACGGCCTTCCACAAGGCTGGTGGTGGTTATGGGCCAATTCGTGTCAACAATCGCATTGTCATTGACGTGCCCTTTCCCAAGCCCGAAGCTCAGTTTGATCTTCTCATCGGTGATTGGTATCAGAGAAGCTTTAAG GATATCCGCTCTGAGCTGAAGGATCCGAGTATGGCCTATGACACTCCTCCTGATAGAATTCTTATAAATGGCAAAGGACCGTATGGAGATCTGCTGGTAAAAAATCACGAATCATTTAATGTTACAAAAG GGAAAACGTACTTACTAAGAATATCCAACGTTGGGATAGTATGGAGCATCAACTTCAGGATTCAGAATCATCAGATGGTGTTGGTTGAAACCGAGGGATCGTACACAAATCAAATAACACTGGATTCACTCGACATTCATGTGGGGCAGTCTTACTCTGTTCTGGTCACAGCGGATCAAGATACTGCAGATTATTACGTAGTGGCAACTCCAAAATTGGTTGGTTTCAGTGATGCTCTTGAAGCCATTGCTGTGCTACATTATGACAACTCTACTCGAGATCCTTCAGGGCCTATACCAAGCGGGCCTGACCCTTTCGATATGGAATTTTCACTGAATCAAGCAAAATCCATCAG GTGGAACCTGACAGCAGGTGCTTCGAGGCCTAATCCACAAGGAACATTTAATGTGACAAATGTGACATTATCACAAACTTTTAGGATAAACGCAAATATTGCTGAGATTGATGGTGCTCCTCGCTACACTGTGAATAATGTCTCGTATCTGGTCCCGAGCACCCCATTAAAACTCGCTGATTTTGTCAACAATGGTAgtggtgtttttgaacttgacaAGTATCCAATCTATGGGGATAATCCAAGTGCAGTAAATGGAACTTTTGTTCAAACTGGCAACCACAAAGGATGGGTGGAGATCGTGTTCacgaatgagctacaagttttgGATTCCTGGCATTTAGATGGATTTGGATTCTATGTTGTAGG GTTTGGTGATGGGAAGTGGAACCCTGGCATCCGTTCAGCTTACAATCTCTATGATCCCGTGGTCCGCTCTACTGTTCAG GTCTACCCAGGAGGATGGAGTGCAGTATATGCTTATCTAGACAATCCAGGCATGTGGAATTTAAGGTCTCAGAAATTGAAAAACTGGTACTTGGGCCAGGAGCTTTATGTAAGAGTTTATGATGCTGATCCAAATCCAGTCAAAGAGAAACCTCCTCCTCAAAACCTATTATATTGTG gTAAAATTgaacctccacctccaccaccCCCATCGCCACCACCTTCACCGCTacctccaccttcacctccacttCCGCCTTCACCTCCTGCCAGCCCAGAACCAGTAACAGTTCCGCCCCCTGGTGCTCCTAGCAGTAGTGCAGCAGGTTCACATATTACATT GTTCAATATCCTACTGCTCTGCACACTTCTAGTACTCTGA
- the LOC108206817 gene encoding uncharacterized protein LOC108206817 — MEEEYGSLGWACYFQEEGIEELKHSLLYNTLELENTIVSAQEELARKEDEMMHLQSLLIKTIQERDDAQAKCHMLSVENFKLQQMLQTSSLTGSIENLEAPKKEDSPSSNCDENFSASPSPLPLPPLGQMQAPAAPPPEIIDGAHKLVMGKALPEYGKFLQAVMEAGPLLQTLLLAGPLPQWQHPPPQLNSGEIPPVTILSPPPKPGVLLMQQQEPCVSTSACLFTKKRSLAQCEDFDFCPSAKNQKVVQQYSLTSF, encoded by the exons ATGGAGGAAGAATATGGCTCTTTAGGTTGGGCTTGCTACTTCCAAGAAGAG GGCATAGAAGAATTGAAGCATTCACTATTGTACAACACTTTGGAGTTGGAAAACACAATTGTATCTGCTCAGGAAGAGCTTGCAAGAAAAGAAGATGAAATGATGCATCTTCAGAGCCTGTTGATCAAGACAATtcaagaaagagatgatgcacAAGCCAAATGCCACATGCTGAGTGTCGAAAATTTTAAGCTGCAACAAATGTTACAAACATCTTCACTGACTGGTAGTATTGAAAATCTTGAAGCACCTAAAAAAGAAGACTCCCCTTCTTCAAATTGCGACGAAAATTTCAGTGCCTCACCATCACCACTACCACTACCACCATTAGGACAGATGCAGGCGCCTGCAGCGCCGCCACCAGAGATCATAGATGGGGCCCACAAGTTAGTTATGGGAAAGGCATTGCCAGAATATGGGAAATTCTTGCAGGCAGTGATGGAAGCAGGGCCACTTCTTCAGACACTTCTGCTAGCTGGTCCACTTCCACAGTGGCAGCATCCTCCACCGCAGCTCAACTCAGGTGAAATCCCTCCTGTGACAATCCTGTCGCCGCCTCCTAAGCCCGGAGTCCTGCTCATGCAGCAGCAGGAGCCTTGTGTAAGTACAAGTGCTTGTTTGTTCACTAAGAAGAGGAGCTTAGCTCAATGTGAAGACTTTGATTTTTGCCCAAGTGCCAAGAATCAAAAAGTTGTTCAACAATATTCATTGACCAGCTTCTAG
- the LOC108206920 gene encoding SHUGOSHIN 2 isoform X2, which produces MSKKEGLVLLNSGNNIILAGENEHMVQRSTVASRNMERKGLRNITNLPQQFMPSIRDEKSKLKVACTEECINKLKENANLLNLLADKDKIIELDGIELQKLKSELHQVQQQNVALAQSNTQLLAELNSRKDRLKLMQHELGCKQGLLVAKKVELEVKMPKCKKTSKFLEVAKDEVPCRINRKQPSKSWAPFIVKQLEDNRNEMRLSVLSQSASFEYEDTKKVEDLLEVDSSRLSSDPLKDDITQEQIITSNLVDEEDKKSCKKSLRVRRQSARFYSEELKSDDDIFEVDTARFSSSPQGNGQNQHDDGRLVSTNLVLNLERLSSGRPSRQVTNKVSSYKEVPLNTKMRRS; this is translated from the exons ATGTCGAAGAAAGAAGGCTTAGTTCTACTCAATTCCGGAAACAACATTATACTTGCAG GTGAAAATGAACATATGGTTCAGAGATCAACCGTGGCTTCTCGGAATATGGAGAGGAAAGGTCTTCGTAATATTACAAACCTGCCGCAACAGTTTATGCCATCAATTAGAGATGAGAAATCCAAGCTAAAAGTGGCTTGCACGGAAGAGTGTATCAACAAACTCAAG GAAAATGCGAACTTATTGAACCTACTTGCTGATAAGGA TAAAATAATCGAATTGGATGGAATCGAGTTGCAAAAGCTCAAATCTGAACTGCATCAAGTTCAGCAACAGAATGTTGCACTTGCTCAATCAAACACCCAATTGCTTGCG GAACTGAATTCACGTAAAGACAGG CTGAAACTGATGCAGCATGAGCTGGGTTGTAAACAGGGATTGCTAGTAGCAAAAAAAGTTGAGTTGGAG GTAAAGATGCCCAAGTGCAAGAAAACTTCGAAATTTTTAGAAGTAGCTAAAGATGAAGTACCTTGTAGGATAAACAGGAAGCAGCCATCCAAAA GTTGGGCCCCTTTTATTGTAAAACAACTTGAAGATAATAGAAATGAAATGAG GCTTAGCGTATTAAGCCAGTCTGCAAGTTTTGAATATGAAGACACTAAAAAGGTTGAAGACTTGCTTGAGGTAGACTCGTCTAGGCTTTCCTCAGATCCTCTCAAAGACGATATAACACAAGAGCAGATTATCACTTCAAACTTGGTGGACGAAGAGGATAAGAAATCTTGTAAGAAAAG CCTCCGAGTCAGAAGGCAATCTGCTAGATTTTATTCTGAAGAATTGAAGTCTGATGATGACATATTTGAGGTCGACACTGCTAGATTTTCTTCAAGTCCTCAAGGCAATGGTCAAAACCAACATGATGATGGCAGATTGGTGTCAACCAACTTAGTGCTAAACCTTGAAAGATTATCTAGTGGAAGGCCGTCACGCCAAGTAACCAACAAGGTCAGCTCCTACAAAGAAGTTCCCCTAAATACGAAGATGCGTAGATCATAG
- the LOC108206920 gene encoding SHUGOSHIN 2 isoform X1: protein MSKKEGLVLLNSGNNIILAGENEHMVQRSTVASRNMERKGLRNITNLPQQFMPSIRDEKSKLKVACTEECINKLKENANLLNLLADKDKIIELDGIELQKLKSELHQVQQQNVALAQSNTQLLAVCLDYVPHFNELNSRKDRLKLMQHELGCKQGLLVAKKVELEVKMPKCKKTSKFLEVAKDEVPCRINRKQPSKSWAPFIVKQLEDNRNEMRLSVLSQSASFEYEDTKKVEDLLEVDSSRLSSDPLKDDITQEQIITSNLVDEEDKKSCKKSLRVRRQSARFYSEELKSDDDIFEVDTARFSSSPQGNGQNQHDDGRLVSTNLVLNLERLSSGRPSRQVTNKVSSYKEVPLNTKMRRS from the exons ATGTCGAAGAAAGAAGGCTTAGTTCTACTCAATTCCGGAAACAACATTATACTTGCAG GTGAAAATGAACATATGGTTCAGAGATCAACCGTGGCTTCTCGGAATATGGAGAGGAAAGGTCTTCGTAATATTACAAACCTGCCGCAACAGTTTATGCCATCAATTAGAGATGAGAAATCCAAGCTAAAAGTGGCTTGCACGGAAGAGTGTATCAACAAACTCAAG GAAAATGCGAACTTATTGAACCTACTTGCTGATAAGGA TAAAATAATCGAATTGGATGGAATCGAGTTGCAAAAGCTCAAATCTGAACTGCATCAAGTTCAGCAACAGAATGTTGCACTTGCTCAATCAAACACCCAATTGCTTGCGGTTTGTTTGGATTATGTTCCTCATTTCAAT GAACTGAATTCACGTAAAGACAGG CTGAAACTGATGCAGCATGAGCTGGGTTGTAAACAGGGATTGCTAGTAGCAAAAAAAGTTGAGTTGGAG GTAAAGATGCCCAAGTGCAAGAAAACTTCGAAATTTTTAGAAGTAGCTAAAGATGAAGTACCTTGTAGGATAAACAGGAAGCAGCCATCCAAAA GTTGGGCCCCTTTTATTGTAAAACAACTTGAAGATAATAGAAATGAAATGAG GCTTAGCGTATTAAGCCAGTCTGCAAGTTTTGAATATGAAGACACTAAAAAGGTTGAAGACTTGCTTGAGGTAGACTCGTCTAGGCTTTCCTCAGATCCTCTCAAAGACGATATAACACAAGAGCAGATTATCACTTCAAACTTGGTGGACGAAGAGGATAAGAAATCTTGTAAGAAAAG CCTCCGAGTCAGAAGGCAATCTGCTAGATTTTATTCTGAAGAATTGAAGTCTGATGATGACATATTTGAGGTCGACACTGCTAGATTTTCTTCAAGTCCTCAAGGCAATGGTCAAAACCAACATGATGATGGCAGATTGGTGTCAACCAACTTAGTGCTAAACCTTGAAAGATTATCTAGTGGAAGGCCGTCACGCCAAGTAACCAACAAGGTCAGCTCCTACAAAGAAGTTCCCCTAAATACGAAGATGCGTAGATCATAG
- the LOC108206920 gene encoding SHUGOSHIN 1 isoform X3, translating into MSKKEGLVLLNSGNNIILAGENEHMVQRSTVASRNMERKGLRNITNLPQQFMPSIRDEKSKLKVACTEECINKLKENANLLNLLADKDKIIELDGIELQKLKSELHQVQQQNVALAQSNTQLLAVCLDYVPHFNELNSRKDRLKLMQHELGCKQGLLVAKKVELEVKMPKCKKTSKFLEVAKDEVPCRINRKQPSKSWAPFIVKQLEDNRNEMRLSVLSQSASFEYEDTKKVEDLLEVDSSRLSSDPLKDDITQEQIITSNLVDEEDKKSSSESEGNLLDFILKN; encoded by the exons ATGTCGAAGAAAGAAGGCTTAGTTCTACTCAATTCCGGAAACAACATTATACTTGCAG GTGAAAATGAACATATGGTTCAGAGATCAACCGTGGCTTCTCGGAATATGGAGAGGAAAGGTCTTCGTAATATTACAAACCTGCCGCAACAGTTTATGCCATCAATTAGAGATGAGAAATCCAAGCTAAAAGTGGCTTGCACGGAAGAGTGTATCAACAAACTCAAG GAAAATGCGAACTTATTGAACCTACTTGCTGATAAGGA TAAAATAATCGAATTGGATGGAATCGAGTTGCAAAAGCTCAAATCTGAACTGCATCAAGTTCAGCAACAGAATGTTGCACTTGCTCAATCAAACACCCAATTGCTTGCGGTTTGTTTGGATTATGTTCCTCATTTCAAT GAACTGAATTCACGTAAAGACAGG CTGAAACTGATGCAGCATGAGCTGGGTTGTAAACAGGGATTGCTAGTAGCAAAAAAAGTTGAGTTGGAG GTAAAGATGCCCAAGTGCAAGAAAACTTCGAAATTTTTAGAAGTAGCTAAAGATGAAGTACCTTGTAGGATAAACAGGAAGCAGCCATCCAAAA GTTGGGCCCCTTTTATTGTAAAACAACTTGAAGATAATAGAAATGAAATGAG GCTTAGCGTATTAAGCCAGTCTGCAAGTTTTGAATATGAAGACACTAAAAAGGTTGAAGACTTGCTTGAGGTAGACTCGTCTAGGCTTTCCTCAGATCCTCTCAAAGACGATATAACACAAGAGCAGATTATCACTTCAAACTTGGTGGACGAAGAGGATAAGAAATCTT CCTCCGAGTCAGAAGGCAATCTGCTAGATTTTATTCTGAAGAATTGA
- the LOC108207581 gene encoding uncharacterized protein LOC108207581 has product MASHSSQTTLSSASNATSAAKWDVFLSFHGKDTRYKFTSHLYSALDRHGLRTFKDDPELRCLHSGEVISDALLQAIQDSRSYVVVLSQNYASSHWCLDELAEIYKCHKIFSRWVIPVFYNIDPSVVRYQTGRFKEAFENHEIRFSMEKVKKWRLTLNGVANLSGQHVTECRYESDIIDEIVDEILLQIDTKTLNVAKYPVGLDTSVEHITTLLSSGTSGVIRFGIYGMGGVGKTTLAKALYNQLVREGSFKGSSFLANCREVSGTAKGLESLQQQLINDILRSKNTVRVDNVDSGIRLIGVNICSTKVLVVIDDLDHLEQFESLVGQFASGSVVIVTTRDEELLDKIDVEPIYRYRVNELDPDQSLALFNQHAFGKAKPNSSFLVLAKEIVSHAGGLPLALQVFGSSLYKRSEAGWKSFTEKLQRMPDNRIQQRLVNCLDALESDDPMLKNIFLDIACFLTGFEKKEALKMLETYYSDADYYIGILEKRCLLTIDDSNKLRMHDLLREMGREVSRNKSTNEPGKHSRLWALEDICDVLEKYKGTEVIEGMIPRNLGKPNALNRISFTTETFKRMGSLRFLLLRDVNITGSFEQTLEDLRWLTWNGCTFQSFPSEFFPQRLAFLALPCSKLRTMQGLNKVFLNVKDLDMSRSLDLTTTPDFTKLPCLETLDLHGCRSLEDIHTSIGILLKLVSLNLSGCVKLKSLPDTVCNLSALEVLYLDSCKSLKALPKEVGNIKSLKDLIASNLTVSELPDSIGRLSKLVRLLSAGNKNLKALPDTICNLRALEFLDIDYCSSLTAFPIELGKMESLKQLRMKGLAVSEIPNSIQRLHELVDLYLSDNQNLRKIPGSICRLRSLKRLYISGCKRLEISPEKFGHLTIFEYGGRSPYKVETRVTFEKSDSGWDQNIEIKPGIYGENHADNIIREHVSGCKTVFRIRWSKSMASTSSQTPSSSAPNSTPRWDVFLSFRGLDTRHNFTSHLYAALDRHGVGTFKDDPELRSGEVISDALLMAIRKSRSYIVVFSENYASSPWCLDELVEINNCRETFSRLVVPVFYNIDPKDVRHQTGSFKDAFKKHEIRFSGDVEKVNKWRLALTEVANLSGKHVSENRSEADMVTEIVDEVLLKIDPKTLDVAKYPVGLDSCVKEITKLLSSGTEGVIRFGIYGMAGVGKTTLAKALYNQLLLGGSFKESCFLVNCREVCQTTQGLASLQQKLLNDILTSKNPVKVDNVDKGIKWIRARLLYTKVLVAIDDLDHRKQFEYLVGPFASGSVVIITTRDEEMLDKIGVEPRYRYRVYELDDDKSLTLFNHHAFGNAVPNSSFMVMTKEILGRAGGLPLALEVFGSYLYTRPEVGWKSFVKKLQQIPDSTIQQRLLICLDALESDDPMLKEIFLDIACFLVGLGMRSVVELLKTYYSDVDYKIGILKKRCLLTVDDSNKLRMHDLLLDMGRDVSRNNSPKQPEKHSRLWAVEDIHDVLKKHKGTEVIECIIPCDIEQGDSLNRVPFKISTETFKRMVNLRFLFLTDVDIIGSFEQTFEDLRWLLWDECPLTEFPSDFYPQKLVSLALPESKMRTMWGLNKVFENLKDLDMSHSCDLTATPDFTRLPCLETLKLMNCKSLEEVHISVGTLGKLVCLSLPGCVKLKRLPHTLCNLSALKVLDINICESLEALPVELGNIKSLEEFIASGLSSVSILPDSIGRLSNLVMLSLRENGNLETLPDTICNLSALKVLNIDNCTGLRALPKELGKMESLKHLSMSGLNLSEIPNSIGNLHELVVLLLSDNENLRNLPHSICSLRSLEALYISGCKKLDILPENFGDLTKSEELYDEYAWIKYCESGYYSNYFKPMPLFYAGMRELYSETEPCCIII; this is encoded by the exons CAATGGAAAAAGTCAAGAAGTGGAGGCTTACACTAAATGGAGTTGCTAATTTATCAGGACAACATGTAACTGAATGCAG GTATGAATCTGATATTATCGATGAAATTGTTGATGAGATTCTACTTCAAATAGATACCAAGACTTTAAATGTAGCCAAATATCCGGTTGGGTTGGATACTAGTGTTGAACACATAACAACATTGTTGAGCAGTGGCACAAGTGGTGTCATTAGGTTTGGTATATATGGTATGGGCGGAGTGGGTAAAACAACTCTTGCCAAAGCTCTCTACAATCAACTCGTGCGAGAAGGAAGCTTTAAGGGCAGCAGCTTCCTCGCAAACTGTAGAGAGGTTTCGGGGACAGCAAAAGGCCTAGAATCCTTACAACAGCAACTTATCAATGATATTCTTAGAAGTAAGAATACTGTTCGTGTTGATAATGTTGATAGTGGAATTAGGTTGATAGGAGTGAACATTTGCTCAACAAAAGTTCTGGTTGTTATTGATGATTTAGACCACCTTGAACAATTTGAATCTCTGGTAGGTCAATTTGCTTCTGGGAGTGTAGTCATCGTAACTACAAGAGATGAAGAGCTGCTGGATAAAATTGATGTAGAACCAATTTATAGGTACAGGGTAAATGAGCTGGATCCTGATCAGTCACTGGCTCTATTCAACCAACATGCATTTGGAAAGGCTAAACCAAACAGCAGCTTTTTGGTATTGGCTAAAGAAATTGTATCCCATGCTGGTGGGCTCCCCTTGGCGCTCCAGGTTTTTGGCTCATCTTTGTATAAGCGATCTGAGGCAGGATGGAAATCATTCACGGAGAAACTGCAACGAATGCCTGACAACCGTATACAGCAAAGACTTGTGAATTGCTTAGATGCTTTGGAATCCGATGATCCGATGCTGAAGAATATATTCCTTGACATTGCTTGCTTTTTAACTGGATTTGAAAAAAAGGAGGCACTTAAAATGTTGGAAACTTATTATTCTGATGCAGATTATTACATTGGAATTTTGGAAAAAAGATGTTTACTGACTATAGATGATAGCAATAAGTTGAGAATGCATGATCTGCTTCGGGAGATGGGAAGGGAAGTTTCACGTAACAAATCAACTAATGAACCTGGAAAGCATAGTAGATTGTGGGCATTAGAAGATATCTGCgatgtgttggagaagtacaag GGAACAGAAGTGATAGAAGGTATGATCCCTCGCAATTTAGGGAAACCAAATGCACTTAACAGAATATCATTCACTACTGAAACATTCAAAAGGATGGGTAGCTTAAGATTTCTCCTCCTCAGAGATGTGAACATCACTGGAAGCTTTGAACAGACATTGGAAGATTTGAGGTGGCTTACGTGGAATGGGTGTACTTTTCAGAGTTTTCCCTCTGAATTTTTCCCGCAGAGACTTGCTTTCCTTGCGTTGCCTTGTAGCAAATTGAGAACAATGCAGGGGCTAAACAAG GTCTTTTTAAATGTGAAGGATCTAGATATGTCAAGATCTCTAGATTTAACGACAACTCCAGACTTCACCAAATTACCTTGTCTTGAAACTCTGGATCTTCATGGTTGTAGAAGCTTGGAGGACATCCATACATCAATTGGAATATTGTTGAAGCTCGTTTCGTTGAACTTGTCTGGTTGTGTGAAGCTAAAAAGTCTTCCAGACACCGTCTGCAACTTGAGTGCATTGGAAGTGTTATATCTTGATAGTTGCAAGAGCCTAAAAGCACTGCCTAAGGAGGTCGGGAACATCAAATCCTTAAAAGATCTCATAGCGTCTAATTTAACTGTTTCTGAATTACCAGATTCTATTGGACGTCTTAGTAAGCTAGTACGCCTACTTTCAGCAGGTAACAAGAACCTTAAAGCTCTTCCAGACACCATCTGCAACTTGAGAGCATTAGAATTTCTAGATATCGATTATTGCAGTAGTTTGACAGCATTTCCTATAGAACTGGGGAAAATGGAATCCCTGAAACAGCTGCGTATGAAAGGACTGGCTGTGTCTGAAATACCAAATTCGATCCAGCGTTTACATGAGCTTGTTGACCTCTACTTGTCTGACAACCAGAATCTCAGAAAAATTCCAGGCAGCATTTGCCGCTTGAGATCACTGAAGAGACTATATATTTCTGGATGCAAGAGACTAGAAATATCACCCGAAAAATTTGGTCATCTTACAATATTTGAGTATGGTGGTAGATCTCCGTATAAAGTTGAGACTCGTGTAACGTTTGAAAAGAGTGACTCTGGATGGGACCAGAATATTGAGATCAAGCCAGGCATATATGGTGAGAACCACGCAGACAATATAATTCGTGAACACGTTTCAGGTTGCAAGACCGT ATTCAGGATCCGTTGGAGTAAATCAATGGCTTCCACGAGTTCTCAAACTCCATCCTCCTCTGCTCCAAACTCAACTCCTCGATGGGATGTTTTCTTGAGCTTCCGCGGTCTAGACACTCGACATAACTTCACAAGTCATTTGTATGCTGCCCTTGATCGTCACGGAGTTGGAACATTCAAAGATGACCCTGAGCTACGCAGCGGGGAAGTTATTTCAGATGCTCTGCTCATGGCTATAAGGAAATCACGGTCTTACATTGTAGTCTTCTCCGAAAACTATGCTTCTTCGCCTTGGTGCCTTGACGAGCTCGTAGAGATAAATAATTGTCGCGAGACGTTTTCGAGATTGGTTGTTCCTGTGTTTTACAACATTGATCCAAAAGATGTGCGACACCAAACGGGGAGTTTTAAAGATGCATTTAAAAAACATGAGATTCGGTTTTCGGGGGATGTGGAGAAAGTTAACAAGTGGAGACTTGCACTAACAGAAGTGGCCAACTTGTCTGGAAAACATGTGTCTGAAAACAG GTCTGAAGCTGATATGGTCACTGAAATTGTTGATGAGGTCCTGCTCAAAATAGATCCCAAGACTTTAGATGTAGCCAAATATCCAGTTGGGTTGGATTCTTGTGTTAAAGAGATAACAAAGTTGTTGAGCAGTGGCACAGAAGGTGTCATCAGGTTTGGTATATACGGTATGGCTGGAGTGGGCAAAACGACTCTTGCCAAAGCTCTTTATAATCAACTCTTGCTAGGAGGAAGTTTTAAGGAAAGCTGCTTCCTCGTGAACTGTAGGGAGGTTTGTCAGACAACACAAGGCCTTGCATCTCTACAACAAAAACTTCTGAATGATATTCTCACAAGTAAGAATCCTGTTAAGGTTGACAACGTTGACAAAGGAATTAAGTGGATACGAGCTAGACTACTTTACACTAAAGTTCTGGTTGCTATTGATGATTTAGACCATCGTAAACAATTTGAATATTTGGTAGGGCCATTTGCTTCTGGGAGTGTTGTTATCATAACTACAAGGGATGAAGAGATGCTGGATAAAATTGGTGTAGAACCCAGATATCGATACAGGGTATATGAGCTGGATGATGACAAGTCACTGACTCTATTTAACCATCATGCATTTGGTAATGCTGTACCAAACAGCAGTTTTATGGTAATGACTAAAGAAATACTAGGTCGTGCTGGTGGACTTCCCTTGGCTCTCGAGGTTTTTGGCTCGTATTTGTATACGAGACCCGAGGTGGGGTGGAAATCATTCGTCAAGAAATTGCAGCAAATCCCTGACAGCACTATACAGCAAAGACTTTTAATTTGCTTGGATGCCCTTGAATCAGATGATCCTATGCTGAAGGAAATATTCCTTGACATTGCTTGTTTTTTAGTCGGATTAGGAATGAGAAGTGTTGTAGAATTATTGAAAACTTATTATTCTGATGTAGATTATAAGATCGGTATTCTAAAGAAAAGGTGTTTACTAACGGTTGATGATAGCAATAAGTTAAGAATGCATGATCTGCTTCTGGATATGGGTAGAGATGTTTCACGTAACAACTCTCCTAAGCAACCCGAAAAGCATAGTAGATTGTGGGCAGTAGAAGATATCCACGATGTGTTGAAGAAGCACAAG GGAACAGAAGTGATTGAATGCATCATCCCTTGTGATATTGAGCAGGGAGATTCACTCAACAGAGTACCATTCAAAATCAGTACTGAAACATTCAAAAGAATGGTTAACTTAAGATTTCTATTCCTCACAGATGTGGACATCATTGGAAGCTTTGAACAGACATTTGAAGATTTGAGGTGGCTGTTATGGGATGAGTGTCCTTTAACGGAGTTCCCTTCAGATTTTTACCCGCAAAAACTTGTTTCCCTTGCGTTACCTGAAAGCAAAATGAGAACAATGTGGGGGCTAAACAAG gtttttgaaaatttgaaggaTCTAGACATGTCACATTCTTGTGATTTAACTGCAACTCCAGACTTCACCAGATTACCTTGTCTTGAAACTTTAAAACTTATGAATTGTAAAAGCTTGGAGGAAGTCCATATATCAGTTGGGACTTTGGGGAAGCTTGTTTGCTTAAGTTTGCCAGGTTGTGTGAAACTAAAAAGACTTCCGCACACCCTTTGCAACTTGAGTGCATTGAAAGTTctagatattaatatttgcgAGAGCCTGGAAGCATTGCCTGTAGAATTGGGGAACATCAAATCCCTGGAAGAATTCATAGCGTCTGGTTTAAGTAGTGTTTCAATATTACCAGATTCGATCGGACGTCTCAGCAATCTGGTTATGTTGTCTTTAAGAGAGAACGGGAACCTTGAAACTCTTCCGGACACCATTTGCAACTTAAGTGCATTAAAAGTTCTAAATATCGATAATTGTACTGGTCTGAGGGCATTGCCTAAAGAATTGGGAAAGATGGAATCCCTAAAACACCTGTCTATGAGCGGACTTAACCTGTCTGAAATACCAAATTCAATCGGGAATTTACATGAGCTTGTAGTCCTGCTCTTGAGTGACAACGAGAACCTCAGAAATCTTCCACACAGCATTTGCAGCTTGAGATCACTGGAGGCTCTATATATTTCTGGATGCAAAAAACTGGATATATTACCGGAAAATTTTGGTGATCTTACAAAGTCAGAGGAGCTATATGATGAGTATGCATGGATTAAATATTGTGAATCTGGTTACTACAGCAATTATTTCAAACCTATGCCATTATTTTATGCTGGTATGCGGGAGCTATATAGTGAAACCGAGCCATGTTGCATCATCATCTAA